A single genomic interval of Dysidea avara chromosome 8, odDysAvar1.4, whole genome shotgun sequence harbors:
- the LOC136264551 gene encoding uncharacterized protein, protein MMDFSFFKLLAIFVSVNTVLAGYGDLRLYGGDRGRLEFQQRDGRWGTVCNVGFDSVAIKVTCRQLGYYDGEMISPTHYDYDTWLPVAVCLTHCTGHERQLSKCVPKFSCSKGYCSHDDDVYIQCRYNDYDSHYYYTEDTEHYDSSSGAIIVSSIVVAVLTVVVVTLLIICLVYIRRSFLRRQNNRTYIVTQQRRPRILVARVTRTTVPSGPPPPPPYTPTQPTNDYTPVPPRGYQPVATDDYTTTPTAPFSDVPSEPPPEYTPRVSTDDVPILTVQ, encoded by the exons ATGATGGATTTCAGCTTCTTCAAGTTGTTGGCGATATTCGTGTCCGTTAATACTGTATTAGCAG GTTATGGGGACTTGAGGCTTTATGGAGGTGACCGTGGCAGACTAGAATTTCAACAACGGGATGGAAGATGGGGTACTGTGTGTAATGTTGGATTTGATTCAGTAGCTATTAAAGTAACATGCAGACAGCTGGGCTATTATGATGGTGAAATGATTTCTCCAAC CCACTATGACTACGATACCTGGTTACCAGTTGCTGTTTGTTTGACTCACTGTACTGGCCATGAGAGGCAATTAAGTAAATGTGTTCCAAAGTTTAGTTGCTCAAAAGGATACTGTtcacatgatgatgatgtctACATTCAGTGCA GATACAATGATTATGATTCACATTATTACTATACTGAGGATACTGAACATTACGATTCATCTTCAGGGGCTATCATAGTATCTTCTATTGTAGTTGCAGTACTTACTGTAGTAGTAGTGACTTTGCTGATTATTTGCCTTGTCTATATCAGACGTTCCTTCTTACGACGACAGAATAATCGGACCTACATTGTTACTCAACAACGACGTCCAAGAATATTGGTAGCCAGAGTGACTCGTACTACAGTCCCATCAGGTCCCCCACCACCTCCTCCTTACACTCCAACCCAACCCACTAATGATTATACTCCAGTTCCACCAAGAGGTTATCAACCAGTTGCTACTGATgactacactactacaccaaCTGCTCCATTTAGTGATGTACCATCAGAACCACCACCTGAATATACCCCTAGGGTATCTACTGATGATGTGCCTATATTAACTGTTCAGTGA